In Maridesulfovibrio sp., the following proteins share a genomic window:
- a CDS encoding metalloregulator ArsR/SmtB family transcription factor, whose product MSATIETKSKVFKALGHPSRLAIVEALCDGELCVCDIVPIVGRDISTVSKHLSLLKDAGVLKDSKRGTNVYYSLNMQCVPGFLRCLENFFAVKFEEQAKAYAASSIKKL is encoded by the coding sequence ATGTCAGCAACTATCGAGACAAAATCAAAGGTGTTTAAAGCTCTGGGGCATCCCAGCAGACTGGCTATTGTCGAGGCCCTATGTGATGGGGAGCTTTGCGTCTGCGATATTGTTCCCATTGTAGGGCGTGATATTTCCACCGTGTCCAAGCATTTATCCCTGCTCAAAGATGCCGGTGTGCTCAAGGACAGTAAACGGGGAACTAATGTATATTACAGCTTGAATATGCAGTGCGTACCCGGATTTCTGCGCTGCCTGGAGAATTTTTTCGCTGTTAAGTTTGAGGAGCAGGCTAAAGCCTACGCCGCAAGTTCAATTAAAAAACTGTAG